One genomic window of Centropristis striata isolate RG_2023a ecotype Rhode Island chromosome 20, C.striata_1.0, whole genome shotgun sequence includes the following:
- the LOC131993898 gene encoding uncharacterized protein LOC131993898 gives MSFSRVEQEVTALVSSLRNPRTQALVKGKWESWLRDESGLQPLLDEVPAYFADGVWDRFSATFMIPFLDMLVQNVESCFPEMGMLGNFNVLAPRRIQEGIMDTKFGQQEMQSLARHFPRLKEEDLLIEWEAFLEQAMLPDLKSKTLEEAMKWLISPDGLELFPQLSLAAAIALTAPVQTADVEALLSPQDSENTSAKQADRLPFRCVLPGGN, from the exons ATGTCCTTTTCTCGAGTTGAGCAGGAg GTAACAGCACTGGTCAGCTCCTTGAGAAATCCTAGGACTCAGGCCCTGGTGAAGGGCAAGTGGGAGAGCTGGCTACGTGATGAATCCGGCCTGCAGCCTTTACTGGATGAGGTTCCTGCCTATTTCGCAGATGGTGTCTGGGACCGGTTTTCAGCGACT ttCATGATCCCTTTCCTTGATATGTTGGTGCAAAATGTGGAGAGTTGCTTTCCTGAAATGGGTATGTTGGGGAACTTTAATGTGCTTGCACCAAGGAGAATTCAAGAGGGAATCATGGACACGAAGTTTGGGCAGCAAGAGATGCAGTCCCTGGCAAGGCATTTCCCCAGGCTGAAAGAGGAGGACTTGCTGATTGAGTGGGAAGCATTTCTGGAGCAAGCAATGCTCCCGGACCTCAAG TCAAAAACTCTGGAAGAGGCCATGAAGTGGCTGATAAGCCCAGATGGCTTGGAGCTGTTCCCTCAACTGAGTCTGGCTGCTGCTATAGCACTCACTGCCCCAGTACAGACTGCAGACGTGGAGGCTCTTCTCAGCCCTCAAGATA GTGAGAACACCTCTGCGAAACAGGCTGACAGATTGCCATTTAGATGTGTGCTGCCGGGTGGCAATTGA